A portion of the Lysinibacillus timonensis genome contains these proteins:
- a CDS encoding beta-carotene 15,15'-monooxygenase, producing the protein MSYSKTKINIWLILLCLVLVSNWALYKTSFGSMVVPDDPNPVVIGSLLDLIIIAPILFMLYKKKFSIKMAISLIAIGCICARMIIPMEFLKPFDAVTWVGIGSEAAIVLFELSLVISFARYLPKIKIAVRKSELPAVFSFPQAVDQYVTKNPIIYVICSEVLMFYYAFFSWKKKAREGMTIYKSSSVIAFQIMMIHAIVIETIGVHWLLHITGFPLVLSIIMLILNIYGVIFFLGDIQALRLNPVYFNHQAVFLSQGLMKRAEIHFDNIEEIVTDKEVLRKKLPKNTLSFVATDFTEVYPDVILKLKSPIKATLAMGIQREFSQVAIRSDEPDAFLEKIISATK; encoded by the coding sequence ATGTCTTATAGCAAAACTAAGATAAACATTTGGCTCATTTTGTTATGTCTTGTTTTAGTGAGTAATTGGGCTTTATACAAAACATCTTTTGGTTCTATGGTAGTGCCTGATGACCCTAATCCAGTTGTTATTGGATCTTTGCTTGATTTAATCATTATCGCTCCTATTTTATTTATGTTATATAAAAAGAAGTTTTCTATTAAAATGGCGATTAGTTTAATTGCTATAGGTTGCATTTGTGCGAGAATGATCATCCCGATGGAATTCTTAAAGCCATTTGATGCAGTTACTTGGGTAGGAATTGGCAGTGAAGCAGCAATAGTTCTTTTTGAATTGTCATTAGTAATTTCATTTGCGCGATACTTGCCTAAAATTAAAATTGCCGTGCGTAAAAGTGAATTACCTGCCGTTTTCTCATTCCCGCAAGCGGTTGATCAATATGTTACAAAAAATCCAATCATCTACGTCATTTGTTCGGAAGTTCTAATGTTCTATTATGCGTTCTTTAGCTGGAAGAAGAAAGCAAGAGAAGGAATGACGATATATAAAAGTTCCAGTGTCATCGCTTTTCAGATTATGATGATCCATGCAATTGTCATTGAGACAATTGGCGTCCATTGGTTACTACATATAACGGGCTTCCCGTTAGTTTTATCAATCATTATGCTAATATTAAATATTTATGGTGTTATATTTTTCCTTGGAGATATTCAAGCACTTCGTCTAAACCCAGTGTACTTTAATCATCAAGCAGTTTTTCTTTCACAAGGTTTAATGAAACGTGCAGAAATTCACTTTGATAATATTGAAGAAATCGTAACGGACAAAGAAGTTTTAAGAAAAAAGTTGCCGAAAAATACACTAAGCTTTGTAGCAACTGATTTTACAGAGGTTTACCCAGATGTCATTCTTAAATTAAAGAGTCCTATTAAAGCTACATTGGCAATGGGAATTCAAAGGGAATTTTCGCAAGTAGCAATTCGTTCTGATGAGCCCGATGCATTCCTTGAAAAAATAATAAGTGCAACAAAATAA
- a CDS encoding diacylglycerol kinase — protein sequence MKRARIIYNPTSGRELFKRHLPEALEKLEIAGYETSCHATTGEGDATQAAASAVERGFDIIVAVGGDGTLNEVVAGISPYEKRPKLGLVPMGTTNDFARAVQIPRKIEEAIDIIVKGDTIPVDVGLINDERYFINIAAGGRITELTYEVPSKMKTMLGQLAYYLKGIEMIPSIKATNLRIEYDDEVFEGEAMMFLCALTNSVGGFEKLAPDASINDGYFTLMILKKCNIADFIRLASLALRGEHLNDPNVIYEKASKVTVTSDEIVHLNLDGEYGGDAPATFKNLKRHIEVFVPIDDIREMDRVQV from the coding sequence ATGAAAAGAGCTAGAATCATTTATAATCCGACATCAGGTAGAGAATTGTTTAAAAGACACCTGCCGGAAGCATTAGAAAAGCTTGAAATTGCGGGGTATGAAACTTCCTGTCATGCTACTACCGGTGAAGGCGATGCAACGCAAGCAGCTGCTAGTGCAGTTGAAAGAGGATTTGATATCATTGTTGCGGTTGGCGGTGATGGTACATTAAATGAGGTAGTCGCTGGCATAAGTCCTTATGAGAAGCGTCCAAAACTTGGTCTCGTTCCAATGGGTACAACAAATGACTTTGCTCGTGCAGTACAAATTCCAAGAAAAATAGAAGAAGCAATCGACATCATTGTTAAAGGGGATACCATTCCAGTAGATGTAGGATTAATAAATGATGAACGCTATTTCATAAACATTGCAGCAGGTGGAAGAATTACTGAACTAACTTATGAAGTACCGAGTAAAATGAAAACAATGCTAGGCCAACTAGCTTATTACTTAAAAGGGATTGAAATGATTCCATCCATAAAAGCAACAAACTTGCGAATTGAATACGATGATGAAGTTTTTGAAGGCGAGGCCATGATGTTTTTATGTGCGTTAACCAATTCAGTGGGTGGCTTTGAAAAATTAGCTCCAGATGCTAGTATTAATGATGGTTACTTCACATTAATGATTTTGAAAAAGTGTAATATTGCCGACTTTATTCGATTAGCTTCTCTTGCTCTAAGAGGCGAGCATTTGAATGATCCCAATGTTATTTATGAAAAAGCTAGTAAAGTTACAGTTACTTCAGACGAAATTGTCCATCTTAACCTGGATGGGGAGTACGGTGGGGATGCCCCTGCAACGTTCAAAAATTTAAAAAGACATATTGAAGTATTCGTTCCAATTGATGATATTAGGGAAATGGATCGAGTACAAGTATAA
- a CDS encoding thioredoxin family protein gives MKTEQQYFEESMSMADYMEQMTTNLKEPSFEVYNNFNVNPEDEVFQLLKEKKPHILAITEDWCGDAMLNNAVIRKIAEEADLDIRCAFRDADTDLIDRYLTNGGRAIPIYLFLNQEGNVIGKWGPRAPELQQMVMEMRAKLPDKEDPQFDEQQKEMYTTIQKRFVDEPQCANWVYEDMKSVITKALS, from the coding sequence ATGAAAACTGAACAACAATATTTTGAAGAATCAATGTCAATGGCGGACTACATGGAGCAAATGACAACAAATTTAAAAGAGCCTAGCTTTGAAGTGTACAACAATTTTAATGTGAATCCAGAAGACGAAGTGTTTCAATTATTAAAAGAGAAAAAGCCTCACATACTAGCTATTACGGAAGATTGGTGTGGAGATGCGATGTTAAACAACGCAGTTATCCGCAAAATTGCTGAAGAGGCTGACTTAGATATTCGTTGTGCTTTCCGCGATGCAGATACAGATTTGATTGACAGATATTTAACAAATGGTGGTCGTGCAATTCCGATTTACCTTTTCTTAAACCAAGAAGGCAATGTGATTGGGAAATGGGGTCCACGAGCGCCAGAACTACAACAAATGGTAATGGAGATGCGTGCAAAGTTACCAGACAAAGAGGACCCTCAATTTGATGAACAACAAAAAGAAATGTATACTACAATCCAGAAGAGATTCGTAGATGAGCCACAATGTGCAAACTGGGTTTATGAAGATATGAAGTCTGTTATAACGAAAGCGTTGTCATAG
- the gatB gene encoding Asp-tRNA(Asn)/Glu-tRNA(Gln) amidotransferase subunit GatB: MNFETVIGLEVHVELKTNSKIFSPAPNHFGAEPNTNTTVIDLGYPGVLPVLNKNVVDFAMKASLALNMKINQHTKFDRKNYFYPDNPKAYQISQFDKPIGYDGWIEIEVPGTDGQEGYTKKIGITRLHMEEDAGKLTHGDGYSLVDFNRQGTPLVEIVSEPDIRTPAEAYAYLEKLKSIIQYTGVSDVKMEEGSLRCDANISIRPYGQEEFGTKTELKNLNSFNFVRKGLEYEEVRQAEVLMAGGEIKQETRRFDEKTGKTILMRVKEGTDDYRYFPEPDLVDIVIDDAWLERVRQSIPELPDARKKRYVEELGLNDYDASVLVVNKTISDFFDEMVVAGADAKLSANWLMGDVSAYLNSEQIEIGQTKLTPENLAGMVKLISDGTISSKIAKKVFTELVQNGGDANEIVKAKGLVQISDASVLVPIISKVLDNNPQSIEDFKNGKDRAIGFLVGQIMKETKGQANPPMVNKILLEEINKR; the protein is encoded by the coding sequence ATGAATTTTGAAACAGTTATCGGATTAGAAGTACACGTTGAGTTAAAAACAAACTCTAAAATTTTCTCTCCAGCACCAAACCATTTCGGTGCAGAGCCAAATACAAATACGACGGTAATTGACCTTGGTTACCCAGGTGTTTTACCAGTACTAAATAAAAATGTTGTTGATTTTGCAATGAAGGCTTCACTAGCTCTAAATATGAAAATTAACCAACATACAAAGTTCGACCGTAAAAACTATTTCTACCCTGACAATCCGAAAGCATACCAAATCTCACAATTTGATAAGCCAATTGGATATGATGGTTGGATTGAAATTGAAGTGCCAGGAACTGATGGCCAAGAAGGCTACACGAAGAAAATCGGAATTACTCGTCTACACATGGAAGAGGATGCTGGTAAGTTAACACATGGTGATGGCTATTCTTTAGTAGACTTTAACCGTCAAGGTACACCTTTAGTAGAAATCGTATCTGAACCAGATATCCGCACACCTGCGGAAGCTTATGCTTACCTTGAAAAATTAAAATCGATTATTCAATACACTGGCGTATCCGATGTGAAAATGGAAGAAGGGTCATTACGTTGTGATGCAAACATTTCCATCCGTCCTTATGGCCAAGAAGAATTCGGTACTAAAACAGAGTTAAAGAATTTAAACTCATTTAACTTTGTTCGTAAAGGTCTTGAATATGAAGAAGTACGCCAAGCTGAAGTATTAATGGCTGGTGGCGAAATTAAGCAAGAAACTCGTCGTTTTGATGAGAAAACGGGTAAGACAATTTTAATGCGTGTTAAAGAAGGAACGGACGATTACCGTTACTTCCCAGAACCTGACTTAGTGGATATCGTAATTGATGATGCTTGGTTAGAACGCGTACGTCAGTCAATTCCTGAACTTCCAGATGCACGTAAGAAACGTTATGTGGAGGAGCTTGGTCTAAATGATTATGATGCAAGCGTACTTGTTGTAAACAAAACGATTTCTGACTTCTTTGACGAAATGGTTGTAGCTGGTGCAGATGCAAAATTATCTGCCAACTGGTTAATGGGTGACGTTTCGGCTTACTTAAATTCAGAGCAAATCGAAATTGGTCAGACGAAGCTTACTCCTGAAAATCTAGCGGGTATGGTAAAACTAATTTCTGATGGCACGATTTCTTCTAAGATCGCGAAGAAGGTATTCACTGAACTAGTGCAAAACGGTGGAGACGCTAACGAAATCGTTAAGGCGAAAGGGTTAGTACAAATTTCGGATGCTTCTGTATTAGTTCCGATTATTTCGAAAGTCTTAGATAACAATCCACAATCGATTGAAGACTTCAAAAACGGTAAAGACCGTGCAATTGGCTTCTTAGTAGGTCAAATTATGAAAGAAACAAAAGGACAAGCAAACCCACCAATGGTAAACAAAATCTTGCTTGAAGAAATTAATAAACGTTAA
- the gatA gene encoding Asp-tRNA(Asn)/Glu-tRNA(Gln) amidotransferase subunit GatA: MTLFERSSKELQEGLHNGEFTIADLTNEAFSRIEKLDGDVQAFLALDKEKATARAEELEKVPSEERGPLFGLPIGVKDNIVTEGLETTCASKILEGFMPIYDATVVKKLREAGMVTVGKLNMDEFAMGSSNENSAYKTTKNPWNLNHVPGGSSGASAASVAAGEVPFSLGSDTGGSIRQPASYCGVVGMKPTYGRVSRFGLVAFASSLDQIGPLTRNVYDNALLLEAIAGVDPNDSTSADVPVPNYVASLNGDIKGLRVAVPKEFLGEGVKEEVRQSILDALEVLKGLGATVEEVSLPHSKYALAAYYILSSSEASSNLSRFDGIRYGYRAEGVKNLMELYKETRAQGFGDEVKRRIMLGTYSLSAGTYDAYYKKAQQVRTLIKQDYDKVFENYDVIVGPTAPTAAFQIGQNINDPLTMYANDILTIPINLAGVPAISIPCGFHEGLPLGLQIIGKHFDEETIYRAAYAYEQATDFHKQTPQIWEGK; this comes from the coding sequence ATGACGTTATTTGAACGTTCATCGAAAGAATTACAAGAAGGTTTACATAACGGCGAATTTACAATCGCTGACTTAACAAACGAAGCATTTTCACGTATTGAAAAGCTTGATGGAGATGTACAAGCTTTCCTAGCTTTAGATAAAGAAAAAGCGACAGCACGTGCTGAAGAACTAGAGAAAGTCCCAAGTGAGGAGCGTGGACCATTATTCGGTCTACCTATCGGGGTTAAAGATAATATCGTAACTGAAGGACTAGAAACAACATGTGCTTCCAAAATTTTAGAAGGTTTTATGCCAATCTATGATGCTACAGTAGTAAAAAAACTACGTGAAGCGGGTATGGTTACAGTTGGGAAATTAAACATGGATGAATTCGCAATGGGTTCATCAAATGAAAACTCAGCATATAAAACAACGAAAAACCCATGGAATTTAAATCATGTACCAGGAGGTTCTTCAGGTGCATCTGCAGCAAGTGTTGCAGCAGGTGAAGTTCCATTTTCATTAGGATCTGACACAGGTGGTTCAATCCGTCAACCAGCTTCGTATTGTGGTGTTGTAGGGATGAAACCTACTTACGGACGTGTATCTCGTTTTGGATTAGTTGCATTCGCTTCTTCCCTAGATCAAATCGGCCCACTTACGCGTAATGTTTATGATAACGCGTTATTGCTTGAAGCAATTGCAGGTGTTGACCCGAATGACTCAACTTCTGCAGACGTTCCTGTACCAAACTATGTTGCTAGCTTAAATGGTGACATTAAAGGTCTACGTGTCGCTGTACCGAAAGAATTTTTAGGGGAAGGTGTAAAAGAAGAAGTACGCCAATCTATTCTAGATGCACTTGAAGTACTTAAAGGATTAGGTGCTACTGTGGAAGAAGTATCACTTCCGCATTCTAAATACGCTTTAGCTGCTTACTACATTCTTTCATCTTCTGAGGCTTCTTCAAACCTTTCTCGTTTCGATGGGATCCGTTACGGATACCGTGCAGAAGGCGTGAAAAACTTAATGGAGCTTTATAAAGAAACACGTGCACAAGGTTTTGGTGATGAAGTAAAACGCCGTATTATGCTAGGAACGTATTCATTATCTGCTGGTACTTATGATGCTTATTACAAAAAGGCTCAACAAGTACGTACGTTAATTAAACAAGATTACGACAAAGTATTTGAAAACTACGATGTAATTGTAGGACCAACTGCACCAACAGCAGCATTCCAAATTGGACAAAACATCAATGATCCATTAACGATGTATGCGAACGATATTTTAACAATTCCAATTAACTTAGCAGGTGTTCCAGCTATCTCAATTCCATGTGGATTCCATGAAGGTTTACCACTTGGCTTACAAATTATCGGAAAACATTTCGATGAGGAAACAATCTACCGTGCTGCTTATGCATATGAGCAAGCAACAGATTTCCATAAACAAACTCCTCAAATTTGGGAGGGTAAATAA
- the gatC gene encoding Asp-tRNA(Asn)/Glu-tRNA(Gln) amidotransferase subunit GatC, whose protein sequence is MAKLSKEEVKHVAHLARLAITDAEAEKFAEQLGKITDFAEQLNELDTTNVEPTSHVLPIVNVLREDVAQKGLDRDVMMLNVKEQEAGQVKVPPILED, encoded by the coding sequence ATGGCAAAACTTTCAAAAGAAGAAGTGAAACACGTTGCACATTTAGCTAGACTTGCAATTACTGATGCAGAAGCTGAAAAATTTGCAGAACAACTTGGAAAAATTACTGATTTTGCAGAACAACTTAATGAATTAGACACAACAAATGTTGAACCAACTTCTCATGTATTACCAATCGTTAATGTATTACGTGAAGATGTTGCTCAAAAAGGTTTAGATCGTGATGTAATGATGTTAAATGTAAAAGAACAAGAAGCTGGACAAGTTAAAGTTCCGCCAATTTTAGAAGACTAG